Proteins encoded together in one Passer domesticus isolate bPasDom1 chromosome 6, bPasDom1.hap1, whole genome shotgun sequence window:
- the FCF1 gene encoding rRNA-processing protein FCF1 homolog, producing the protein MGKQKKARKYAVMKRMISLRDERLKEKDRAKAPVKKKEDPSAIKEREVPQHPSCLFFQYNTQLGPPYHILVDTNFINFSIKAKLDLVQSMMDCLYAKCIPCITDCVMGEIEKLGQKYRVALRIAKDPRFERLPCMHKGTYADDCLVQRVTQHKCYIVATVDKELKRRIRKIPGVPIMYISRHRYNIERMPDDYGAPRF; encoded by the exons ATG GGGAAGCAGAAGAAGGCGCGGAAGTACGCGGTCATGAAGCGCATGATCAGCCTCCGGGACGAGCGCCT TAAAGAGAAGGATCGCGCAAAAGCCCCcgtgaagaagaaggaggacCCGAGTGCCATCAAGGAGCGGGAGGT CCCCCAGCATCCCTCTTGCTTGTTCTTCCAATATAATACACAGCTGGGTCCCCCTTACCACATCCTGGTTGACACTAACTTCATCAACTTCTCCATCAAGGCCAAACTGGACCTAGTGCAGTCGATGATGGACTGTCTCTATGCCAAGT GTATTCCATGTATCACAGATTGTGTGATGGGTGAAATCGAGAAGCTAGGACAGAAGTACCGTGTGGCATTAAG AATTGCCAAGGACCCTCGGTTTGAACGCTTGCCATGTATGCACAAAGGAACCTACGCCGATGACTGCTTGGTGCAGAGAGTCACTCAG CACAAATGTTACATTGTGGCCACAGTGGATAAAGAGCTCAAGCGGAGAATACGAAAAATCCCTGGAGTGCCCATAATGTATATTTCCAGGCACAG gTACAATATTGAGAGGATGCCAGATGACTATGGAGCTCCCCGATTCTAA